A stretch of Alkalicella caledoniensis DNA encodes these proteins:
- a CDS encoding sigma-70 family RNA polymerase sigma factor, with the protein MEINANQSKPENKDFYDGAWHLTIEDQVIEVPEEVYRAYKQPLWAEKKRQEREKRCIISDGKGGTKRCTRNCRECDLERAEKGLSLIDRTGGVLSLDKFSADGFDVPDSINIDELVEDKLLLEELFAALDELDPENRRIAELFSIGKTEREIAECIGCAQKTVNNRKIKIFAQLRKVLKDWK; encoded by the coding sequence ATGGAAATCAATGCAAACCAAAGTAAACCTGAGAACAAGGATTTTTATGATGGCGCTTGGCATCTAACCATTGAAGATCAAGTTATTGAAGTCCCTGAAGAAGTATATCGCGCTTACAAGCAGCCCCTGTGGGCAGAGAAAAAACGCCAAGAACGCGAGAAACGCTGCATCATCAGTGACGGCAAAGGTGGCACAAAGAGATGTACTCGAAATTGCCGTGAATGTGATCTGGAACGTGCTGAAAAAGGTTTATCACTAATTGATCGGACAGGCGGTGTTCTGTCATTGGACAAGTTCAGTGCTGATGGTTTCGACGTACCAGATTCAATAAACATTGATGAACTTGTGGAAGACAAGCTACTTCTTGAGGAACTCTTCGCTGCCCTGGATGAACTAGACCCAGAGAATCGCCGTATTGCTGAGCTCTTTAGCATAGGAAAAACCGAACGAGAAATTGCTGAGTGCATTGGTTGCGCTCAAAAGACTGTTAACAACCGCAAGATTAAGATTTTTGCCCAGCTAAGAAAAGTTCTAAAAGATTGGAAGTAA